The Haloarchaeobius amylolyticus genome window below encodes:
- a CDS encoding NUDIX domain-containing protein: MSEFTPKLDRIAEDEWETVVRNVPIVSIDLVVRSPDGIVLGKRTNEPAKGEWFVPGGRVHKHERLVDAARRVASDELGVKVEVIGELGAYEHLYHEAELDGDGKHYLANGFVVETDVGIDEMELDDQHDGLRAFEPADLPTDLHEYTAAYLRDSNSIEFPPE; this comes from the coding sequence ATGTCTGAGTTCACGCCGAAACTAGACCGTATCGCCGAAGACGAGTGGGAGACCGTCGTCAGGAACGTCCCTATCGTCTCCATCGACCTCGTCGTCCGCTCGCCGGACGGCATCGTCCTCGGGAAGCGGACGAACGAGCCGGCGAAAGGAGAGTGGTTCGTCCCCGGCGGCCGCGTTCACAAGCACGAACGACTTGTGGACGCCGCCCGCCGCGTCGCGAGCGATGAGCTCGGGGTCAAGGTCGAAGTTATCGGGGAACTTGGTGCATACGAACACCTCTACCACGAGGCCGAGCTCGACGGCGACGGCAAGCACTACCTCGCCAATGGGTTCGTCGTCGAGACCGACGTGGGTATCGACGAGATGGAACTCGACGACCAGCACGATGGACTGCGCGCGTTCGAGCCAGCGGATCTACCTACTGATCTCCACGAGTACACCGCTGCTTACTTACGCGACTCGAATAGCATTGAATTTCCACCAGAGTAA
- a CDS encoding GDP-L-fucose synthase family protein: MSYWDNKSVMVTGGAGFLGSHLVDDLKSRSENIDVFVPRSDEYDLRNRDDIRRALDDSDPDVVIHLAATVGGIGANRENPGRYFYDNAVMGIELIEQARQFDVEKFTILGTICAYPEETSVPFSEDDLFDGYPEPTNAPYGIAKKALLTQSKAYRKQYDFDSIYLMPVNLYGPRDDFDLESSHVIPAIIRKCVEARERGDNSITAWGTGEPTREFLYVKDAAEGILDATEKYDRSEPVNLGSGMEISIRELVETISDVTGYEGDVEWDTSKPDGQMRRCLDTSRAKEYFGWEATTGFDTGLERTVEWFEKEYV; the protein is encoded by the coding sequence ATGAGCTACTGGGACAACAAGTCGGTTATGGTGACTGGTGGCGCAGGCTTTCTCGGCAGTCACCTCGTGGACGACCTCAAGTCGCGCTCCGAGAACATCGACGTGTTCGTCCCACGGAGCGACGAGTACGACCTCAGGAACCGTGATGATATCCGCCGTGCACTCGACGACTCCGACCCCGACGTCGTCATCCATCTCGCCGCGACGGTCGGCGGTATTGGTGCGAACCGCGAGAACCCGGGGCGCTACTTCTACGACAATGCCGTTATGGGCATCGAACTCATCGAGCAGGCCCGCCAGTTTGACGTGGAGAAGTTCACTATACTCGGAACCATCTGTGCCTACCCTGAGGAGACGTCAGTCCCCTTTTCCGAGGATGATTTGTTTGACGGCTACCCCGAGCCGACGAACGCGCCCTACGGCATTGCGAAGAAGGCCCTGCTCACGCAGTCCAAAGCCTACCGGAAGCAGTACGACTTCGACAGCATCTACCTGATGCCGGTGAACCTCTACGGTCCGCGCGACGACTTCGACTTGGAGAGCTCACACGTCATTCCCGCCATCATCCGGAAGTGCGTGGAGGCGCGCGAACGCGGCGATAACAGCATCACTGCCTGGGGTACCGGCGAACCGACCCGTGAGTTCCTCTACGTGAAGGACGCTGCCGAAGGTATCCTCGATGCGACCGAGAAGTACGACCGGAGCGAGCCTGTAAACTTGGGGAGTGGCATGGAGATAAGCATCAGGGAACTGGTCGAAACTATCTCAGACGTGACCGGCTACGAGGGCGACGTCGAGTGGGATACGTCAAAGCCCGACGGACAGATGCGACGCTGTCTCGACACCTCGCGTGCGAAGGAGTACTTCGGCTGGGAGGCGACCACTGGCTTCGACACCGGACTGGAGCGCACGGTCGAGTGGTTCGAGAAAGAGTATGTCTGA
- a CDS encoding GDP-mannose 4,6-dehydratase, translated as MNLSSKLAERTVFVTGADGFVGSHLVDTLVEYDANVHVFVRATSSGELNNIRHHSEDVTVHRGDLRDKHSVERALSALKGHSDSLIFHLGAQAHVGESWERPYETVDANVGGTLNLLQSVVDLDLDIAKFDTAGTSEEYGNVRDEVRENHDFVDDGRVLLSERSPVNPTSIYATSKLAADFLTMNYYDAYDVPTVTTRMFNNYGPRQNPRYITGTIISQALKRDRVELGNLTPKRDMCYVEDGVRGHLHVALGGNPGEQYVYGYGENVSMQEWADTILRVGTEEGYWDDPEIVQDEDRYRPGDSDVEELLVGHEKLTEETGWEPEVGWEEGIRRTIEWYAENERRWIGRVDWR; from the coding sequence ATGAATCTCTCCTCGAAACTCGCCGAACGCACGGTGTTCGTCACCGGCGCGGACGGATTCGTCGGAAGTCATCTGGTCGATACACTCGTTGAGTACGACGCCAATGTCCACGTTTTCGTCCGTGCAACGTCGAGTGGCGAACTCAACAACATCCGTCACCACTCGGAGGATGTCACCGTTCACAGGGGCGACCTCCGAGACAAGCACTCGGTTGAGCGCGCGCTCTCCGCGCTCAAGGGTCATTCCGACTCGCTCATCTTCCACCTCGGGGCGCAGGCACACGTCGGTGAGTCGTGGGAACGCCCGTACGAGACGGTCGACGCGAATGTTGGCGGGACGCTCAACCTCCTCCAGTCTGTGGTTGACCTCGATTTGGACATCGCGAAGTTCGATACCGCTGGCACTTCCGAGGAGTACGGCAACGTTAGGGACGAGGTGCGTGAAAACCACGACTTCGTCGACGACGGCCGAGTCCTGCTCTCGGAGCGCTCGCCGGTCAACCCGACGAGCATCTACGCCACTTCGAAGTTGGCGGCGGACTTCCTGACGATGAACTACTACGACGCCTACGACGTGCCCACCGTCACCACGCGCATGTTCAATAACTATGGGCCACGACAGAACCCGCGCTACATCACAGGCACTATCATCTCGCAGGCGCTCAAACGGGATCGCGTCGAGCTCGGTAATCTAACCCCGAAACGCGACATGTGCTACGTTGAGGACGGCGTCCGTGGGCACCTCCACGTCGCGCTCGGTGGAAACCCCGGCGAGCAGTACGTCTACGGGTACGGCGAAAACGTTTCCATGCAGGAGTGGGCGGATACGATTCTGCGCGTCGGTACGGAGGAGGGCTACTGGGACGACCCGGAGATTGTCCAGGATGAGGACCGCTATCGACCGGGCGACAGCGATGTCGAGGAGCTACTTGTCGGTCATGAAAAACTGACTGAAGAGACTGGCTGGGAACCTGAGGTCGGTTGGGAAGAGGGCATACGGCGGACTATCGAGTGGTACGCTGAGAACGAACGGCGCTGGATTGGTCGGGTGGACTGGAGATGA
- the aglF gene encoding UTP--glucose-1-phosphate uridylyltransferase AglF, protein MKAVVLAAGKGTRLRPLTDDKPKGMVEVAGKPIITHCLEQLRDLGADEFVIVVGYMKEKIISHYGDEFEGIPITYAHQREQKGLAHALLTVEEHIDDDFMLMLGDNIFDANLQDVVRRQREDRADAAFLVEEVPWEEASRYGVCATNQYGEITDVVEKPDDPPSNLVMTGFYTFTPAIFHACHLVQPSNRGEYEISDAVDLLIQSGRTIDAIRIDGWRSDIGYPEDREQTEHKLQETGETGVDDDAGAPDKDAQETTAESRSE, encoded by the coding sequence ATGAAAGCAGTCGTCCTCGCAGCTGGGAAAGGTACGCGATTGCGGCCACTCACCGACGACAAACCGAAAGGCATGGTCGAGGTCGCCGGCAAACCAATCATCACGCACTGTCTGGAGCAACTTCGCGACCTCGGTGCCGACGAGTTCGTCATCGTCGTCGGCTACATGAAAGAGAAGATAATCAGTCACTACGGCGATGAATTTGAGGGCATACCCATCACGTACGCTCATCAACGAGAGCAGAAGGGCCTCGCGCATGCGTTATTGACTGTCGAGGAGCACATCGACGACGACTTCATGCTCATGCTCGGCGACAACATCTTCGACGCCAATCTGCAGGACGTGGTCCGTCGGCAGCGGGAGGATAGAGCTGATGCGGCCTTCCTGGTCGAGGAAGTGCCCTGGGAGGAGGCGAGTCGCTACGGCGTCTGTGCGACGAACCAGTATGGAGAGATTACGGACGTGGTCGAGAAGCCCGACGATCCGCCGTCGAACCTCGTGATGACCGGATTCTACACGTTCACGCCCGCAATCTTCCACGCCTGTCACCTCGTGCAGCCGTCGAACCGCGGCGAGTACGAGATATCTGATGCTGTGGACCTGCTGATTCAGAGTGGGCGGACCATCGACGCGATTCGTATCGACGGCTGGCGGAGTGATATCGGGTATCCGGAGGACCGAGAACAGACCGAGCACAAGCTTCAAGAAACGGGTGAAACCGGGGTTGACGACGACGCGGGCGCTCCAGATAAGGATGCTCAGGAAACGACCGCAGAGAGCCGGTCCGAGTAG
- the aglJ gene encoding S-layer glycoprotein N-glycosyltransferase AglJ encodes MADSDDVCVLVPTYNEAATIGEVVDGMREQGFENVLVIDGHSSDGTRDIAQQHGARVVKQSGSGRGSGKGQAVREGVLQHIDAEYVLMLDGDGTYRPDEAHDMLEPLFEGRAEHVIGDRFADMESGAMTRLNRFGNRMINTGFAVIHGQNFRDILSGYRAFTRESFERMTLNAEGFGIETELAVECARQGIRTEVVDITYLARPDESQTNLRPFRDGGGILLTLYLRSKTHNPLFYFGSVGGMSGLAGIFIGAWVGYEWFFRGVPHNILAMLAGVLLLLGVQLAMFGVLADTIVSLHQEQRSRLERIAEETRADTETVEETASAEN; translated from the coding sequence ATGGCCGACAGCGACGACGTGTGCGTGCTGGTCCCGACCTACAACGAGGCGGCGACCATCGGCGAGGTTGTCGACGGAATGCGCGAGCAGGGCTTCGAGAACGTCCTCGTCATCGACGGGCACTCCTCGGATGGAACCCGTGACATCGCCCAACAGCACGGCGCACGCGTCGTCAAGCAGAGCGGGTCCGGACGCGGCTCCGGAAAGGGGCAAGCCGTCCGCGAGGGCGTCCTCCAGCACATCGACGCGGAGTACGTCTTGATGCTGGACGGTGACGGAACCTACAGACCCGACGAAGCCCACGACATGCTCGAACCTCTGTTCGAGGGCCGCGCCGAGCACGTCATCGGCGACCGGTTCGCCGACATGGAGTCAGGGGCGATGACGCGACTCAACCGCTTCGGCAACCGGATGATCAACACGGGCTTCGCCGTCATCCACGGGCAGAACTTCCGGGACATCCTGAGCGGCTACCGGGCCTTCACTCGCGAGTCGTTCGAGCGGATGACGCTCAACGCGGAGGGCTTCGGTATCGAGACCGAACTCGCCGTTGAGTGCGCGCGCCAGGGCATCCGAACCGAAGTGGTCGACATCACCTACCTCGCGCGCCCCGACGAGTCACAGACGAACCTGCGGCCGTTCCGGGATGGGGGCGGTATCCTCCTGACGCTGTACCTGCGCTCGAAGACGCACAATCCCTTGTTCTACTTCGGAAGCGTCGGTGGTATGAGCGGCCTCGCCGGTATCTTCATCGGTGCGTGGGTCGGGTACGAGTGGTTCTTCAGAGGCGTGCCGCACAACATCCTGGCGATGCTCGCCGGCGTCCTCCTACTACTCGGCGTTCAGCTCGCCATGTTCGGCGTGCTCGCGGACACCATCGTCTCCCTGCATCAGGAACAGCGCAGCCGCCTCGAACGAATCGCGGAGGAGACGCGCGCGGACACGGAGACCGTCGAAGAGACCGCCTCGGCCGAGAACTAG
- a CDS encoding ribbon-helix-helix domain-containing protein, producing the protein MTEYTTVSIPKDLADRVDETIEGTSFSSTSDLVRFLLRSIVIQHQRSDGLSEAEFDEITNQLRDLGYLE; encoded by the coding sequence ATGACCGAGTACACGACGGTCTCCATCCCGAAGGACCTCGCCGACCGCGTCGACGAAACCATCGAGGGCACGAGCTTCTCGTCGACCTCGGACCTCGTGCGCTTCCTGCTGCGTAGCATCGTCATCCAGCACCAGCGCTCGGACGGGCTGTCGGAGGCGGAGTTCGACGAGATCACGAACCAGCTGCGGGACCTGGGCTACCTGGAGTAG
- a CDS encoding patatin-like phospholipase family protein, with protein sequence MTNVAVACQGGGSHTAFAAGALQRILEDCPDEYNLIALSGTSGGGICALLGWAGLAAGAPETAVSNLTAFWRDVAADSYAEAVANDWSLASSRFMSEFGSVGVSPYYNPWADVGQDQLRETVYRYCDVPGAFEDSEEADSDEAIPALFLGAVEVQSGDFTVFTTDADRVAAKPETFQHVGSPDEAADAALASAAVPTIFEAVEIDGRYYWDGLFSQNPPIRHFTAGVDVADKPDEIWIVRIDPKAMDPETRTVPPRSMLEITDRRTELSGNLSLDQEKHTIETVNAFVEGNPDYKEIQIREVTLRKNLDAYSKFDRDPDFLADLRRRGRSRASEFWDG encoded by the coding sequence TCCTCGAGGACTGCCCCGACGAGTACAACCTGATAGCGCTGAGTGGGACCTCCGGCGGCGGCATCTGTGCGCTGCTCGGGTGGGCAGGGCTGGCTGCGGGCGCGCCCGAGACCGCGGTCTCGAACCTCACCGCGTTCTGGCGGGACGTGGCGGCTGATTCCTATGCCGAAGCCGTCGCGAACGACTGGTCGCTGGCGAGTAGCAGGTTCATGAGCGAATTCGGGTCCGTCGGCGTCAGCCCCTACTACAACCCCTGGGCCGACGTCGGACAGGACCAGTTGCGCGAGACAGTCTATCGCTACTGCGACGTGCCCGGTGCCTTCGAGGATAGCGAGGAGGCCGACAGCGATGAAGCCATCCCCGCACTGTTCCTCGGCGCGGTCGAGGTCCAGAGCGGCGACTTCACCGTGTTCACGACCGATGCAGACAGGGTGGCCGCGAAACCCGAAACCTTCCAGCACGTGGGTTCCCCCGACGAGGCGGCCGACGCTGCCCTCGCTTCGGCCGCTGTCCCGACCATCTTCGAAGCCGTCGAGATCGATGGCCGCTACTACTGGGACGGCCTGTTCTCGCAGAACCCGCCGATACGCCACTTCACGGCCGGCGTCGACGTCGCGGACAAGCCCGACGAGATCTGGATCGTCCGCATCGACCCCAAGGCGATGGACCCCGAAACTCGGACGGTCCCGCCGCGCTCGATGCTCGAGATAACCGACCGGCGGACCGAACTCTCGGGGAACCTCTCGCTCGACCAGGAGAAACACACCATCGAGACGGTGAACGCGTTCGTCGAGGGCAATCCCGATTACAAGGAGATACAGATTCGCGAGGTTACCCTGCGGAAGAACCTCGACGCGTACTCGAAGTTCGACCGCGACCCTGACTTCCTCGCCGACCTCCGACGCCGCGGCAGAAGCAGGGCGAGCGAGTTCTGGGACGGCTGA